TGCTCGCTTATATTAATGCTCTCTACTTCATTATTATCAATCTTGTTTAAAAATTCTGAGAATGGTAATTTGATGGTATTGCCGTTAATAATTTTGTCATTGAATTGAACATATGCTGCAGCAACCAGAACAATTACTATAATCCAAATTGCTAACCCTTCAATTATTTTTCTCATAGCAAAGGCTCCTTGCTGATAAATTCACTGTAAGTTAAATTAATAAAATTTTGTTTGACTAACACCTCTTTTATTGTGATAGATGACCTAACTTCACCAATATAGTCATTATTACTATTATTTTGTAGAGGGTAAGCAACAATTTTGTTTTTATATTTTAGTGTGGGTAAACAACGTACTGCTTCTCTGTTTAGTTTTTTAAAATTTTTTGGAATATAATTATTATTTAAGCTAGATACAGTCACATTGTCAGGACTAGAGTTGACAATACTGATTTTAAACCTATTATCCCATTCTATTACTATATTTGTAAAAGAGTTAATAGTAAGTTCTTGTATAGCTGATGCTTCTCTAGTAATAGAGATTATATCATTCTGATTTTTTGTAATCTTGCAACCACATAAGGTTTGAGATATTTTGGATTCATTGTTTTGTATTTTATAAAATATATTATTAAGTTTAGCATACCTTGGCTTATATTTTTGTTTGCCAATAGACATAATGGAATATGTTAAGAGCCTTAATGATATTTCTTCTGGAAGGGTTAAAAATACGGTTAGTTTTATATCAATATGTCCTATGGTACTAAACTCTAGACATTCATCGATAGCTAGTCTTACGTAATGTAATATGCAACTTAGAGATCGTCTTATATGTGTTGATGCTGTATAAAGTCTATTAATCAATATTTCAGAATTGTCTGTCATTTCTAACATGTTGCGGTATAAGGTTCTTTTGTACTTTGTATTGTTATTACTTGTATCATTTATCCAGGTGATATTGTTTTTATTTGCATATTGTAGTAATTCTATCCTACTAACATCTAAAAGTGGCCTAAGTATACATATATCATTTAAATATGTGTATTCTTGCATGCCAGCTAATCCATCTAGACCGCTTCCTCTTTCTAACCTGATCATCATAGTTTCTGCTTGATCATTTTTCTGATGTGCTATCATTAAGTAGTTTATTCTGTTTTCGTGACACCATTGCAATAATAATCTGTATCGTATTTGTCTAGCAAAAGATTGTATATTACTTACTGGTAACTTGCCATGCCAATTCAGTATATGGCATTTTAAGTTTAAATTTTGTGAATGTTGAAATACAAATAATGCTTCTTGCTCTGCTTCAGGGCGTAATTTGTGGTTTACTGTTAATACTATAGGAACGTGCTGATTGCAGTATTGAGCTGATAAGTGTAACAGTACCATACTGTCTATGCCTCCAGAAACTGCAACTGCAAAACTATCATGCAAGTTTTGAATTTTTTTTCGAAATAACAGTCCTAAGTCTATCATTAATTCCCAAGTAATAAAAATAAATGGCGGAAAGAGAGGGATTTGAACCCTCGATACAGGATTACTGCATACACACTTTCCAGGCGTGCGCTTTAGACCACTCAGCCACCTTTCCAAGGCTTATACACTATTATAGTTATGAGTTTTTGTACAGTCTAGTAGTAAAAATATTATTAATTTTGGAGTATGTAAGAGCTTTGATTGAAAATCTATGTTTATTTTATATATTTGTGCAGATCAAAAATATATCTGCAGTTGAATTTAATTGTGTTTATATACTTCCCTTTATGTTGTAATGCTTATCCTGTATGTTATATAGGTGGAATCCTGCAACTGTTCAAATAGCATGACTTTTGATTTAGAAATTTCAACATGGACATATATTAGTTAGAATTTTGAAATATAATGTGTTATGTAATTGCTAATCCATGTAAGTTTTATGATTAATTATTTGTAACTGCTAGGAAATATATCTATAGCCTTGGAGATTTTTTTAAATATGTGAATTACAATTTTTTAATTTGTATTGAATTTATATACTAGGGTTTGTCACTTAATACATTATTTTACGTTATTCATGAATTTGTTGGGTGCGTGTGAAAGTTAATTGTATTATTGCTAGCGATGTCAATAAATATGATTAAATTTTGAAGGTTAATCGTCACTAATTGTATATTGACGATACAATATGTATTCAAAAAGAATGTTTATGTAGATAGTGTTAATTTAAATTCTAGAGATGGTTGTTTTATTGTAAGATATTGGAATCTAAAGTTATTCATTACATGTTAATGATTCTATGTACAAACATGTGTTCAAAGGATGTATATATATGAATACAATTTAAGTTAGTGATTTGTACTATGGATTATGGAGGTTCATAAATTTGAATTATAATGGTTCTATGTTACAGGTATGTGGTCAGAAAGACATGTAATTATCTGGCAAAATTTACATATTTATAAATGAGGGTTAAGGTGAGGTCTTGAGGTCAGACTGTTTCCTTGTTGCAAATTTACTAAAGTTCCGAATGTTGTTCATTACATATTAATGATTCTATATTACAAAGGTACGTTCAGAGAAAGAATGTATATCATGTATAAGAGCTTGCGGAGTATAGTGTTTGTTGTTGGGGTATTCTCTTTAGTTTTTACTCTACTTATGCTTGTTCCAATAGCAGTGAATTACTATACTGGATATGTCTGGCAAGACTTCTTTTGTGCATACCTTTTTACTTTTTTTTTTAGCTTAATGTGTCTTTTTTTTGGAAAGTTATCTAATTTAAAAAAGACGGAAGTTTTTATTTTAACAGCTATTGTCTGGATTATTCTATCTGTGATAGCAGCGGTGCCGTTTGTTTTTGAAGGTAAAATTGCTTATGTAGATGCTTTTTTTGAAGCTGTATCTGGCTTAACTACTACTGGAGCAACGATATTAACTGATTTACAGAGCAAGTCTCCGGGAATTCTAATTTGGAGATCTTTATTGAATGCAATAGGAGGGTTAGGAATTATTGTAAGTGGTATTTTTCTACTGCCTTGCTTGAAAATTATTAATTTACATGAGTTATATCACTCTGAATCTTCCGACCAGTCTAGAAGATTTAAATATGGTATTGTTAAGTCATCAATGTATGTTTTTGTTATATATTGTGTATTAATGACTTTATGTTCAATATTATATTGGATTGCTGGGATGTCATGGTTTGATGCTATATGTCATGCAATGTCGACTGTGTCTACTGGTGGTTTCTCTAATTATGATGATTCTCTACAACATTTTAACAGCACATGTATTGAGATTATAGCAGTAGTATTTATGTTATTAAGTGCTTGTCCTTTAATCTTGTATTTAAAAGCTATTACAAAGCAATACTTTTATGATGAACAAGTAATATTTTTTGCTGTAATTCTTTTTCTTTTTGTAATTATATCTATAGTAAGTTGCCATTTTGATGAAATAACGGAAAATTACTCCTTGGTTAACATATTAAGATATTCTGTATTTTCAGTTGTTTCCTTAAGTACTTCTACAGGTCTTGTGAATTGTGATTATAGTAATTGGCATTTTTTTTCTGTGTTTGGCATTTTTATAATGCTAATAGGTGGGTGTAGCGGTTCTACTAGTGGTGGTATTAAGGTTTATCGAGTTGTATTATTGTTAAAAGCTTCAAGTGCTTACGTAAATGATCTTATACATTCTTCTAAGACAACTACTGTTAGATATAATAGGAGATATGTCAATAAAGATTTTATTCATAACACAGGATTATTCTTTTTTTTATATATTACTGTGTTATTTATAGGATGTATACTTTTGTCTAGCACTGGAATTGATTTCATTACTGCTTTTAGTGCGGTAGCTGCTGCTTTTAGTAATACAGGACCTGGTATGGGAGATATAATAGGTCCAAATGGTAATTATTATCACATATTACCTTTAATGAAAGTACTATTGTCTTGTTTTATGTTGATGGGAAGGTTGGAAGTTATTCCATTTTTTGCTTGTGTATGTTTAGTCACAAATAGTCTATGTAAGAGTAGGTCAGCATAGGTCTTTCTTGTGTTTAGAGTCTACACTTATTCATTGGTTTTACGTATCACTGAAGTATTATATTAATTGAAATATATTCATTAATTTTCACATAAAAAATATATTTCCTGAAGATATTAAAACTAGTTTTTACTTATATTTTAAATTTGAAAAAAACTTGATATTCTTTTGTAAGGATATAACATTGAGTACTTAGAGTTAGTAATACTATAAATTTTAATCATTTACCATGTATATTATATGTTACATTCTGCTGTTATTACAGATCCAAGAAGGGGTGTTTTTGCTATTGTAGATCTTGGTTCTACAAAAATAGTTTGTTTTCTATTTAGAATCTCTCATAACAATGATCTTGAAATTATTG
This Ehrlichia japonica DNA region includes the following protein-coding sequences:
- the tilS gene encoding tRNA lysidine(34) synthetase TilS, encoding MIDLGLLFRKKIQNLHDSFAVAVSGGIDSMVLLHLSAQYCNQHVPIVLTVNHKLRPEAEQEALFVFQHSQNLNLKCHILNWHGKLPVSNIQSFARQIRYRLLLQWCHENRINYLMIAHQKNDQAETMMIRLERGSGLDGLAGMQEYTYLNDICILRPLLDVSRIELLQYANKNNITWINDTSNNNTKYKRTLYRNMLEMTDNSEILINRLYTASTHIRRSLSCILHYVRLAIDECLEFSTIGHIDIKLTVFLTLPEEISLRLLTYSIMSIGKQKYKPRYAKLNNIFYKIQNNESKISQTLCGCKITKNQNDIISITREASAIQELTINSFTNIVIEWDNRFKISIVNSSPDNVTVSSLNNNYIPKNFKKLNREAVRCLPTLKYKNKIVAYPLQNNSNNDYIGEVRSSITIKEVLVKQNFINLTYSEFISKEPLL
- a CDS encoding TrkH family potassium uptake protein translates to MFVVGVFSLVFTLLMLVPIAVNYYTGYVWQDFFCAYLFTFFFSLMCLFFGKLSNLKKTEVFILTAIVWIILSVIAAVPFVFEGKIAYVDAFFEAVSGLTTTGATILTDLQSKSPGILIWRSLLNAIGGLGIIVSGIFLLPCLKIINLHELYHSESSDQSRRFKYGIVKSSMYVFVIYCVLMTLCSILYWIAGMSWFDAICHAMSTVSTGGFSNYDDSLQHFNSTCIEIIAVVFMLLSACPLILYLKAITKQYFYDEQVIFFAVILFLFVIISIVSCHFDEITENYSLVNILRYSVFSVVSLSTSTGLVNCDYSNWHFFSVFGIFIMLIGGCSGSTSGGIKVYRVVLLLKASSAYVNDLIHSSKTTTVRYNRRYVNKDFIHNTGLFFFLYITVLFIGCILLSSTGIDFITAFSAVAAAFSNTGPGMGDIIGPNGNYYHILPLMKVLLSCFMLMGRLEVIPFFACVCLVTNSLCKSRSA